In Mus caroli unplaced genomic scaffold, CAROLI_EIJ_v1.1 scaffold_20316_1, whole genome shotgun sequence, the following are encoded in one genomic region:
- the LOC110288660 gene encoding single-pass membrane and coiled-coil domain-containing protein 3 — MAQSDFLYPQNPRRRQEVNRLHQQLLDCLSDSFQVTNKLTGVLNTHLGCRLAFIEMKSDGTIKENCDIIIQAMTKIQKELQKVDEALKDQLEPTLYRKLQDIKERETEKIAIVQKVISVILGEATSAASAVAVKLVGSSVTTGIISKLVSVLAHIGTSLLGSIGVAVLSLGMDMIIQAILGAVERTQLQAAIKSYEKHLEEFKAASEKYHHAITEVTTAVKRQLR; from the coding sequence ATGGCTCAGAGCGACTTCCTCTACCCACAAAACCCAAGGAGGCGACAGGAAGTGAACCGCCTTCACCAGCAGCTGCTGGACTGCTTGTCTGACAGCTTCCAGGTCACCAACAAGCTCACAGGGGTTCTTAATACCCACTTGGGTTGCAGGCTGGCCTTCATTGAAATGAAAAGCGATGGAACCATCAAGGAAAACTGTGACATCATTATCCAAGCCATGACAAAAATCCAAAAGGAACTGCAAAAGGTTGACGAGGCACTGAAAGACCAACTAGAGCCAACCCTTTATAGGAAGCTGCAGGATAttaaggagagggagacagagaagattGCCATCGTGCAAAAGGTCATTTCTGTCATCCTGGGAGaagctacatctgcagccagtGCAGTGGCTGTTAAACTGGTGGGCTCCAGTGTCACAACTGGCATAATTAGCAAGCTGGTGTCTGTGCTAGCTCACATCGGGACTTCTCTCCTTGGAAGCATTGGCGTTGCCGTGCTCAGCCTCGGGATGGATATGATCATTCAAGCCATCTTGGGAGCAGTGGAGAGGACACAGCTTCAGGCAGCCATCAAAAGTTATGAGAAGCACCTGGAGGAGTTCAAGGCTGCCTCAGAAAAGTACCATCATGCTATCACTGAGGTCACCACTGCTGTGAAGCGCCAGCTAAGATGA